From Glycine soja cultivar W05 chromosome 4, ASM419377v2, whole genome shotgun sequence, the proteins below share one genomic window:
- the LOC114409750 gene encoding protein PXR1-like, whose amino-acid sequence MGGTEENDKHEAEVEKEHKKEKKEKSEDAGKEEEGEESKEKKKEKKKNKKDKEGKEKKEKNPEDKNDPAKLKQKLEKLESKMQALQTKREEILKQLREVEQGASEPPVASS is encoded by the coding sequence ATGGGAGGAACTGAAGAGAATGACAAGCATGAGGCTGAAGTTGAGAAGGAGcataagaaggaaaagaaagagaaatccgaGGATGctggaaaagaagaagaaggagaagaatctaaagagaagaagaaggagaagaagaagaataagaaagacaaggaagggaaagagaagaaggagaagaaccCTGAAGATAAAAATGATCCTGCGAAATTAAAGCAAAAGCTTGAAAAGCTAGAGTCCAAGATGCAGGCTCTGCAAACTAAGAGAGAAGAAATATTGAAGCAGCTTCGAGAAGTAGAACAAGGTGCAAGTGAGCCCCCTGTGGCCTCCTCTTAG
- the LOC114409751 gene encoding mitochondrial outer membrane protein porin 1-like: MSQGPGLYFDIGKKARDVLHKDYAQQSPIHFNYRFLNWNLDLSCQEELVHGLRGLFTCNIPDSGKLEIQHLSRFSGFSASIGLSGEAEKGYNPVANISGHIGTRILTLGANLAYDLSASSSAKITNNLNAGLSLNSPYLVAAATLHDNFQTLKGSCYFEVNPLTKTAIAAEVKYDLADYETIGVTVGAQHALFPWTLLKARLNNNGNVGGLIQQKFGRKFSITVAGEMNFNEEDKEKFPKVGVSMALK, encoded by the exons ATGAGCCAAGGTCCGGGCTTATATTTTGATATTGGAAAGAAGGCCAGAG ATGTTCTTCACAAGGACTATGCTCAACAATCACCAATCCACTTTAACTACAGATTCTTGAACTGGAATTTAGATCTCTCCTGTCAAG AAGAACTGGTGCATGGACTAAGGGGCCTTTTCACATGTAACATACCTGACTCTGGGAAG TTGGAAATTCAACACTTGAGTAGATTCAGTGGATTTAGTGCAAGCATTGGATTATCGGGAGAGGCAGAAAAAGGATATAACCCTGTTGCAAACATCTCTGGTCATATAGGAACCAGAATTCTCACCCTGGGAGCTAATCTTGCCTATGACTTATCAGCAAGCTCATCAGCAAAGATAACTAACAATCTGAATGCTGGGTTGAGCCTGAACAGTCCCTACCTTGTTGCTGCCGCAACCTT GCATGACAATTTTCAAACCTTGAAAGGTTCCTGTTATTTTGAAGTGAATCCCCTGACCAAGACTGCAATTGCAGCAGAGGTGAAGTATGACCTTGCAGATTATGAGACTATCGGTGTCACCGTGGGTGCTCAGCACGCATTATTTCCTTGGACACTGCTAAAGGCCCGACTTAACAACAATGGCAACGTAGGTGGTCTCATTCAACAAAAGTTTGGGAGAAAATTTTCCATAACCGTGGCGGGAGAGATGAATTTTAACgaagaagataaagaaaagtTTCCTAAGGTTGGAGTCTCCATGGCTCTAAAATAA